Proteins from a single region of Artemia franciscana chromosome 2, ASM3288406v1, whole genome shotgun sequence:
- the LOC136034655 gene encoding dnaJ homolog subfamily B member 7-like, with amino-acid sequence MTGMKAKEIKAEVRKSYRFLAMRWHPDKNRNNEKEATSRFQEILKAYEVLVNDEKRENYNVYSFSTTSGTSDSSRASDSSGTKKKSFQCRVCYQIFLNRDDLTYHMGVGCTFPCRVCKKIFLNRDDFNYHMGKYKKSYQCIVCKKISLSVDDHIYHMGMYPGHVGWNILYA; translated from the coding sequence atgaCAGGTATGAAGGCAAAAGAAATTAAGGCTGAAGTAAGAAAGTCGTACCGTTTTTTAGCTATGAGATGGCATCCTGACAAAAACCGGAACAATGAGAAGGAAGCCACAAGCCGTTTTCAAGAGATTTTAAAAGCTTATGAGGTTCTTGTTAATGATGAAAAACGTGAGAATTATAACGTATATAGCTTTAGTACAACCTCTGGCACTTCTGATAGCTCTAGGGCTTCTGATAGCTCTGGGACCAAAAAAAAGTCATTCCAGTGCAGGGTGTGTTATCAGATATTTCTAAACAGGGATGACCTCACTTACCACATGGGTGTGGGTTGCACATTCCCGTGCAGGGTGTGTAAGAAGATATTTCTAAACAGGGATGACTTCAATTACCACATGGGCAAATACAAAAAGTCATACCAGTGCATTGTATGTAAGAAGATATCTCTAAGCGTTGATGACCACATTTACCACATGGGCATGTACCCTGGCCACGTCGGATGGAATATATTGTACGCCTGA